From a single Theropithecus gelada isolate Dixy chromosome 10, Tgel_1.0, whole genome shotgun sequence genomic region:
- the LGALS1 gene encoding galectin-1 isoform X3, translating into MACGLVASNLNLKPGECLRVRGEVAPDAKSFVLNLGKDSNNLCLHFNPRFNAHGDANTIVCNSKDGGAWGTEQREAAFPFQPGSVAEADLTIKLPDGYEFKFPNRLNLEAINYMAADGDFKIKCVAFD; encoded by the exons ATGGCTTGT GGTCTGGTCGCCAGCAACCTGAATCTCAAACCTGGAGAGTGCCTCCGAGTGCGGGGCGAGGTGGCCCCCGACGCCAAGAG CTTCGTGCTGAACCTGGGCAAAGATAGCAACAACCTGTGCCTGCACTTCAACCCTCGCTTCAACGCCCACGGCGACGCCAACACCATCGTGTGCAACAGCAAGGACGGCGGGGCCTGGGGGACCGAGCAGCGGGAGGCTGCCTTTCCTTTCCAGCCTGGAAGTGTCGCAGAG GCCGACCTGACCATCAAGCTGCCAGATGGATACGAATTCAAGTTCCCCAACCGCCTCAACCTGGAGGCCATCAACTACATGGCAGCTGACGGTGACTTCAAGATCAAGTGTGTGGCCTTTGACTGA
- the LGALS1 gene encoding galectin-1 isoform X1, producing the protein MACASPWLGQRMPGGNNPTPTPSHPRTLRVVEALSSNPLGRGLSVQGLVASNLNLKPGECLRVRGEVAPDAKSFVLNLGKDSNNLCLHFNPRFNAHGDANTIVCNSKDGGAWGTEQREAAFPFQPGSVAEVCITFDQADLTIKLPDGYEFKFPNRLNLEAINYMAADGDFKIKCVAFD; encoded by the exons ATGGCTTGT GCTTCCCCTTGGCTTGGTCAGAGGATGCCGGGCGGGAACAACCCaactcccacccccagccaccCCCGGACACTTCGGGTAGTGGAGGCCTTGTCCTCTAACCCGCTGGGCCGGGGCTTGTCTGTGCAGGGTCTGGTCGCCAGCAACCTGAATCTCAAACCTGGAGAGTGCCTCCGAGTGCGGGGCGAGGTGGCCCCCGACGCCAAGAG CTTCGTGCTGAACCTGGGCAAAGATAGCAACAACCTGTGCCTGCACTTCAACCCTCGCTTCAACGCCCACGGCGACGCCAACACCATCGTGTGCAACAGCAAGGACGGCGGGGCCTGGGGGACCGAGCAGCGGGAGGCTGCCTTTCCTTTCCAGCCTGGAAGTGTCGCAGAG GTGTGCATCACCTTTGACCAGGCCGACCTGACCATCAAGCTGCCAGATGGATACGAATTCAAGTTCCCCAACCGCCTCAACCTGGAGGCCATCAACTACATGGCAGCTGACGGTGACTTCAAGATCAAGTGTGTGGCCTTTGACTGA
- the LGALS1 gene encoding galectin-1 isoform X2, whose amino-acid sequence MACGLVASNLNLKPGECLRVRGEVAPDAKSFVLNLGKDSNNLCLHFNPRFNAHGDANTIVCNSKDGGAWGTEQREAAFPFQPGSVAEVCITFDQADLTIKLPDGYEFKFPNRLNLEAINYMAADGDFKIKCVAFD is encoded by the exons ATGGCTTGT GGTCTGGTCGCCAGCAACCTGAATCTCAAACCTGGAGAGTGCCTCCGAGTGCGGGGCGAGGTGGCCCCCGACGCCAAGAG CTTCGTGCTGAACCTGGGCAAAGATAGCAACAACCTGTGCCTGCACTTCAACCCTCGCTTCAACGCCCACGGCGACGCCAACACCATCGTGTGCAACAGCAAGGACGGCGGGGCCTGGGGGACCGAGCAGCGGGAGGCTGCCTTTCCTTTCCAGCCTGGAAGTGTCGCAGAG GTGTGCATCACCTTTGACCAGGCCGACCTGACCATCAAGCTGCCAGATGGATACGAATTCAAGTTCCCCAACCGCCTCAACCTGGAGGCCATCAACTACATGGCAGCTGACGGTGACTTCAAGATCAAGTGTGTGGCCTTTGACTGA
- the PDXP gene encoding pyridoxal phosphate phosphatase — MARCERLRGAALRDVLGRAQGVLFDCDGVLWNGERAVPGAPELLERLARAGKAALFVSNNSRRARPELALRFARLGFGGLRAEQLFSSALCAARLLRQRLPGPPGAPGAVFVLGGEGLRAELRAAGLRLAGDPGDDPSAGDGAAPRVRAVLVGYDEHFSFARLSEACAHLRDPECLLVATDRDPWHPLSDGSRTPGTGSLAAAVETASGRQALVVGKPSPYMFECITENFSIDPARTLMVGDRLETDILFGHRCGMTTVLTLTGVSRLEEAQAYLAAGQHDFVPHYYVESVADLTEGLED, encoded by the exons ATGGCGCGCTGCGAGAGGCTGCGCGGAGCGGCCCTGCGCGACGTGCTGGGCCGGGCGCAGGGGGTCCTGTTCGACTGTGACGGGGTGCTGTGGAACGGCGAGCGCGCCGTGCCGGGCGCCCCGGAGCTGCTGGAGCGGCTGGCGCGGGCCGGCAAGGCGGCTCTGTTTGTGAGCAACAACAGCCGGCGCGCGCGGCCCGAGCTGGCCCTCCGCTTCGCGCGCCTCGGCTTCGGGGGGCTGCGCGCCGAGCAGCTCTTCAGCTCCGCGCTGTGCGCCGCGCGCCTGCTGCGCCAGCGCCTGCCCGGGCCTCCGGGCGCGCCGGGCGCCGTGTTCGTGCTGGGCGGCGAGGGGCTGCGCGCCGAGTTGCGCGCCGCGGGGCTGCGCCTGGCTGGGGACCCGGGTGACGACCCGAGCGCGGGGGACGGCGCGGCCCCGCGCGTGCGCGCCGTGCTCGTGGGCTACGACGAGCACTTCTCCTTCGCCAGGCTGAGCGAGGCGTGCGCGCACCTGCGCGACCCCGAGTGCCTGCTCGTGGCCACCGACCGTGACCCATGGCACCCGCTGAGCGACGGCAGCCGGACCCCTG GCACCGGGAGCCTGGCCGCTGCGGTGGAGACGGCCTCGGGACGCCAGGCCCTGGTGGTGGGCAAGCCCAGCCCCTACATGTTCGAGTGCATCACAGAGAACTTCAGCATCGACCCCGCACGCACACTTATGGTGGGTGACCGCCTGGAGACCGACATCCTGTTCGGCCACCGCTGCGGCATGACCACCGTGCTCACACTCACAGGAGTCTCCCGCCTAGAAGAGGCCCAGGCCTACCTGGCGGCTGGCCAGCATGACTTCGTGCCCCATTACTATGTGGAGAGCGTCGCAGACTTGACAGAGGGCTTGGAGGACTGA